The following proteins are encoded in a genomic region of Sparus aurata chromosome 23, fSpaAur1.1, whole genome shotgun sequence:
- the apnl gene encoding actinoporin-like protein codes for MTESAEAIAADVDRKRSVVIEISNITNNYCLLNPRVYLENGETYNPPQPTVRPLMTEVCTFTKSSGKATGSIGVLTYDLFERTQNDYIESLAIMFSVPWDYNLYKNWFAVGIYEKGRECDKALYKELYYEKNQKEHGFVREEATGSGINYVGNYLDVKATMSPLENAILKVELWDKLFTPMGQQAF; via the exons ATGACAGAGTCAGCTGAAGCCATTGCAGCTGATGTGGACAGGAAGAGAAGTGTCGTCATTGAAATCTCAAATATCACGAACAACTACTGCCTCCTTAACCCCAG GGTGTACCTTGAAAATGGCGAGACATACAACCCACCTCAACCCACCGTGCGCCCTCTGATGACGGAGGTCTGCACTTTCACCAAGTCCAGCGGCAAAGCCACCGGCAGCATTGGTGTGCTGACCTACGACCTCTTCGAGAGGACGCAGAACGACTACATTGAGTCTCTGGCCATCATGTTCTCAGTTCCCTGGGACTACAACCTGTACAAGAACTGGTTCGCGGTGGGCATCTATGAAAAGGGCCGTGAATGCGATAAGGCTTTGTACAAAGAATTGTACTATGAGAAAAACCAGAAAGAGCATGGGTTTGTCAGGGAGGAAGCCACGGGGTCAGGAATCAATTATGTGGGCAACTACTTAGATGTAAAGGCCACCATGAGTCCATTGGAAAACGCCATCTTGAAGGTGGAGTTGTGGGATAAGCTTTTCACACCCATGGGCCAGCAGGCATTCTAG
- the ramp2 gene encoding receptor activity-modifying protein 2 isoform X2, with protein MRASCCFIESSCDKVEICNPYPPGKTDTALSGKMTATSFSVRFSGCFVTLLIWGCTSVVCLVDEKLAAQPATTIGYHSTETMAANATYGKSTMSFGCGNNTHSCEDYCSICHEYFAAPSMDCLSALFEHLCLKNFEIAMTSLRTDWCSWSNVSGLYSNLSICTEDISDCLLIPWPNPLVEKTFVDIHSKFFKDCPSEELSDPPPVIIFALVITPICLIPVMVSLVVLKTKNGDGSS; from the exons ATGAGGGCTTCCTGTTGTTTTATAGAGTCTTCCTGCGACAAGGTTGAGATATGCAATCCCTACCCACCAGGGAAGACGGACACAGCATTGTCAGGCAAAATGACAGCCACTAGCTTCTCAGTCAGGTTTTCTGGGTGCTTTGTGACTCTTCTCATCTGGG GATGCACATCAGTGGTTTGTCTGGTTGATGAAAAGTTGGCAGCGCAACCAGCCACAACAATAG GGTATCACTCAACAGAGACCATGGCTGCCA ATGCCACTTATGGAAAGTCTACCATGTCATTTG GTTGTGGGAATAATACTCATTCGTGTGAGGATTATTGCTCTATCTGTCATGAGTATTTTGCTGCACCATCAATGGACTGCCTTTCAGCGCTATTTGAGCATCTGTGCCTCAAAAATTTTGAGATAGCAATGACATCGCTACGCACCGACTGGTGCTCTTGGAGTAACGTGAGCGG TTTGTATAGTAACCTGAGCATTTGCACAGAGGACATATCCGACTGTCTCCTGATCCCATGGCCCAATCCTCTGGTGGAGAAGACCTTTGTGGACATTCACTCCAAGTTTTTCAAGGATTGTCCCTCAGAGGAGCTGAGCGACCCACCACCAGTCATTATCTTTGCCCTGGTGATAACTCCCATCTGCCTGATCCCTGTCATGGTTAGCCTGGTGGTGCTCAAGACCAAGAATGGGGATGGCAGCTCATAA
- the ramp2 gene encoding receptor activity-modifying protein 2 isoform X1 — protein MRASCCFIESSCDKVEICNPYPPGKTDTALSGKMTATSFSVRFSGCFVTLLIWAGCTSVVCLVDEKLAAQPATTIGYHSTETMAANATYGKSTMSFGCGNNTHSCEDYCSICHEYFAAPSMDCLSALFEHLCLKNFEIAMTSLRTDWCSWSNVSGLYSNLSICTEDISDCLLIPWPNPLVEKTFVDIHSKFFKDCPSEELSDPPPVIIFALVITPICLIPVMVSLVVLKTKNGDGSS, from the exons ATGAGGGCTTCCTGTTGTTTTATAGAGTCTTCCTGCGACAAGGTTGAGATATGCAATCCCTACCCACCAGGGAAGACGGACACAGCATTGTCAGGCAAAATGACAGCCACTAGCTTCTCAGTCAGGTTTTCTGGGTGCTTTGTGACTCTTCTCATCTGGG CAGGATGCACATCAGTGGTTTGTCTGGTTGATGAAAAGTTGGCAGCGCAACCAGCCACAACAATAG GGTATCACTCAACAGAGACCATGGCTGCCA ATGCCACTTATGGAAAGTCTACCATGTCATTTG GTTGTGGGAATAATACTCATTCGTGTGAGGATTATTGCTCTATCTGTCATGAGTATTTTGCTGCACCATCAATGGACTGCCTTTCAGCGCTATTTGAGCATCTGTGCCTCAAAAATTTTGAGATAGCAATGACATCGCTACGCACCGACTGGTGCTCTTGGAGTAACGTGAGCGG TTTGTATAGTAACCTGAGCATTTGCACAGAGGACATATCCGACTGTCTCCTGATCCCATGGCCCAATCCTCTGGTGGAGAAGACCTTTGTGGACATTCACTCCAAGTTTTTCAAGGATTGTCCCTCAGAGGAGCTGAGCGACCCACCACCAGTCATTATCTTTGCCCTGGTGATAACTCCCATCTGCCTGATCCCTGTCATGGTTAGCCTGGTGGTGCTCAAGACCAAGAATGGGGATGGCAGCTCATAA